GTCTCTCCATTATCCTACTCACCTGGGTACCTCTCCTCATCACCAGGCTCAGCTGAGTCCACACTGCCTCCTCTGTGGTGGTTTCCCTGAGTTCCAAATCTGAGTTAGGTGTCCCTCCTCCCTGTCATATGACTGTATTTGAATCTTCTACTTGCTTGTGTGATCAGTAAGTGCACACATCCCATTAATGAGCAATTGTGGATATTTAAGGTTGAAACGAAAATAGGACTTTTCTTTCAATGTACACACACTGTATTTTCAAATGGCTACCAAGTTAGCAGGACACAAACACTTATTGTTTGTATCTAACTACATAATAAACAAAATTGTTAGGTGCCTCTTTTGACTTAGATGTCAAGAGCTCTGTGAACCAAGAATGTTTTGGAGCCTCTGGTATGGAAAACTGATGAAGCTCCaaactagagaaataaaaatgtttctgatgatgatgatgatgatgatgatataatATTATAGTTATAATCATACCATAATGAATAGCTAACAGgtaattgagcacttactatttcccaggcactgtgctgagcactttggTGTGCTTTAAGAAAGGGGTCGCatgtgttaattcatttaatccccGATGGCCCTAAAACAGAAAGTTTATTTCTCCCacattacagaagaggaaactgatgtCTACACAGAAtgagtcacttgctcaaggtcacagattAGGTTGATGCTGGAGCTGAGGTTCAAACCTAagcatcttgatttcagactcaGGGCTcttaactactttttttttttttttaaaccaagattGTAGGGTTGTAAAGAAGACAGAGTTGAGCTGTGAGGATGGCAGAGTCCACAGAATTTATAGAATCTAGGGATGGGAAAGAGTAGATGTTAGGGATGTCTGTCTAGCCTGCACTGACCCCTGCCTTAGAACACATTTGCAGGTTACTGAAAACCTACCGGGTGACCCATGTTAGACCAAATGAGCTTTCTCCAAGGAACTCGGGACTGAGTCACGGAGTGTCTGTTGTTTGTCTATGTCTGTATTGATCAATTCAGACAGATGTTTCTCGTCACAATAATGGCAGGATGCAAAAGAAAAGGTTCACGTCCTCCTGGTTTTGAGGTAGTTAGCTGTGTTGGCTCCCACTGCTCTTCTTGAGGTTGACTTGTTTGGTGGTTTTGTAGATTCCCTGAGATCTGTACCTTGCCAATAACTTCTTTGATTTGAGCCAGATTTGATGCTTAACTAGAACTCCAAACATGGATATGATAAAATACACCACTGAGAAGAAAGGAGGGGGCGATATCTCCATCACTAAgtacccagccccagcccccttaAGTGGGTGGCCTTGAGTGTCAATCAGTTTGCAGACTTGCACTGGGCCAGGCAGGTCTGTGGAGTTCACGTAAACAAACAGTTCTGAAGGGTGGCTTTCTGTACCGACAGGGAGGTCAACCATCTACCCGGCAATTATACTGCTGTTGGATTGTAAATACACATTTGCAAATGCTTTTATAATTGTTCAGAAACGGTTCAGGCCTGTTCACGCAGGGCTGGTTACAGAATGTTAATGGGAAAGCTTCCCCAACATCTGCTTTCTTGGTTGGAGCCAgatttgtgctgttttaaaacatttatgggTATAAAGTAGCGGATTGGGTATTTGCCTTTCACAAccctcagaaaagaaaaaactcggCAGCAACAGACGGTTGCATGGCAGTTTGATGGGTTTAGTGTGGGCATCACGTTTTCAGCCCTAACAaagtcttattaaaaaaaatggtttggctttctaaaaatctaaaaacacTCAGTAAGATGTGAAATTGCCATCACGGAAATGTGGTTATGTTGCTTTACTCACCGGTCTCCCTGACCTTGTGCAGAATGATTAATACCACAATTAAACAAAGCAACTCCTGCTAACTCTCAAGCATGATATATAGAGATACCCACATAAGCCGTGGTAGATATCAAGGCATACAGTTCAGGATGTCTTTTTGACATTTGATTTGGGGCTTGTGCTTGCAATCCCTGTTTTTTCTGCCCTCATCATCTTGAGACATACATCATTATTCTCCCAGTTGGTAGGCACGTGAGCCTCTCATATTCCTCAATTTCAGCTGCTATGGATGGTGACTGCcaaaccccaccaccacccaagGGCATCTTGTATGTCAGAGAACCCACATGTGAAGTGTCAGATCGTCCTGAATTCTAACTGCTTGCAACACCTCAAGTTTGGGTGAATATTCTTCCAGCCATGTTCAAGTACTATATTAGTTAGGGTTACAGCTCTGCTATAGAAAAGTGACCTGGAATTACAGTGGCAGAGAGATGACAGAATTTTATGCTTCTCTGATGTAATGGTCCCAAGTGAACAGCCCAGGCGGGAGGGTTACTTTACTCCAGAGTCATTCAGAGATCCGGGTTTTTACATCTTTTGGTTCTGCCATCCTCTCAGGAATTGTCCTTGTTTTTATGGTCAGGGCTGGGCTGCAGACAAATCCATGTTGCAGCTTACGGAGAGGGGAACCAGAGGGACTCAAAGGAAACTGGCTTATCTCTTCAGTTGGAGATGACCTGCAAAGTCAACTTGCACCCATGCCCCATTGGCCTAAACTAAGTCCCAGAGTCAAATTTCATGGCAGGGGACCCTGGGTAATGCTGTTTCCACCTGGAGAGCCATGGACCTAGTTTGAATTCTACTGCCACAGAAGACAGACCAGTTTTGATGGCTGGCCAGAAGTTTCTGTTACATTTAACAACAGTTAGAAAAATGTATTGCCTCTTACAAATAAGATAAATGCCACATGGTCAATCatatattgaacaaatatttattaagtgcttactatgtgccatatACTCTtttatgtataagaaaatattctttttaatttcaaaatattaagggggtataagtgtttataggtgtgcccatcacccaaatagtgttcatggtacccattaggtaggtttttgcacCTCCCGTCCTCCTCCAtgccccctggttgatttccactgagaagaaaaatattgttaacaTATTGTGGTTGATATTATGCAACATTGTAAACACATTTTTCCACTCTTGAAAGACTTTTGCTCTTTCAAATATTAGAAGGCAACTGGAAAAAAGGCAAAGTTTTTATCTTCATATTGCAGGAAAAATATTCACACTGTCAAATTCCAACAGTTCACATTATTGTTGCTCTGTAAAAAAGTGCACACAAAAACCTCTTGGATAGTTCTTTTGGATCTTGGTCTCATATATCATAACTTGCTTGTATTATATCTAAGAAACTTCAGGAATAACTCTTCAGAGGACGATGTTAGATCATTGAGATTATATTCAACCTCAAAGGTGggttttttctccaaaataattAAGGCAACCAACACAGCAAACTTTGCAGTCATTCCCTTGATTTGGTAAATCACACCATCTTCAGGGTTCATGTACTCAAAGAAATGAGTAATAAAACTGTGACCGGAAAATGTGAGGCATTTCTGGCGGTAGACACGTGGATGCAGGAAATAGTCCAGTGGCACCAGGAATACATGCTTCACTTCATCAGGGTTAGGCTGGGCCTCGAAGTTGTGGTCTATAAAACCCACAACTGGGGTTACCAATGTATATttctaaaagcagaaaacaaaatacagaaattaagaaGTGAAGCCATATTGTTTCAAATGCCAAAATCATGTCACTTCCACGTAAACTAAGAAAAGACGCCAAAGCAACCACTTACAGAAGGTGGGtaagggaagggggaaaaattTGCTCTGGAAGTAAATTTACGTCCCCCATGAAATGGGAGTAGTACCTGCCCTACCCAAGCAGGCATCTATGAGATGACACTGATATCTTCTGTGAATATAAACTAGCACAATCTTTTGGAATGGCAATTTGGCAATCTCAGGTGGAGACAAAGGGACCGGACTTTCATGCTCCCTGGCCTCAGTCAGTCACTGGTTAACGAGTGCCTTGCCGGAAGTAAATTTCAGGCACTTCCGGCTCCCTGTGCAGGACATATGGCGAGGTGGCTTCAGTAGCCCAGGGGTACCAGTCTTCAGAAGAAAGCTGCAGGTGTGAGTTTTCAGAAACacagaggtggcaggagggacaggaggggccTGGACCGAGCCCCTACCATctatgctcagtaaatacttgtggTTGCTAGTACCGTGTAGTAACCGAAACCTCTGGGCACCGGCACCTCGTCTAGTACCCAGCACCCTCTCACTGACTCCTTACAACAATCTGACCCTGAAGAAGCTTTAACAAGTAACATTAGAGATATGAAgaagcttgcccaaggtcacacccaATTAATACTTGGCAGAAACCAGGATTTGACCACAGGCCTGTGGCTCACATCCGGAGTACAATGCTTCAGTTCTATGAAGACTCAAATGTCACTCTATCTCACAGACAATGACATTGCAACCATGTGTGAGTACCCAGCTGCATCTCagatttaacacattgactgccacaccagaaaaacaattttttttccctagggctatggtgttttattacgaaaatagaatatcctttctaatttaatgaaaaatttcttatttttttattgttttctgtgcatgagttatatgcaacttgaaaaatagttcacctggctcccaaggtaaaaagatgtgagttacatatgcttcataaggccccaggctcaaaactagtgtaagttaaatacaactcacatggcagttaacaTGTTAATCACCTCTCGAGGGCTGAGCTAGGGGCATATCTTCACTCTTACCATAAAGGCCAAACTTTTGGGCAAGTGTGTGGACCTATGACTTAGCATGGCCAGTTCCAGCCTATGAACTAGCATGTCAGAGTCTGAGGAagttggtggggaaaaaaaatcaaagtcactAAGGGAGATAATGGCTTAAGACTGGATGTTTTGGCTAAGAAGCCAGCACATTCAACGTGGTTCAAGCTTACAAAACTAAGGGAGGACTTGGAAATTTGTGGATGAAGCAGCACTTTTGGGCATGTGGTTTCTAAAAACACAGGTGTCTGTCTTGGAAGGTAAAAATTGGTACCTGGCAGATGTTCTAGGACcaagaaaaatctgaattttgcccattttctgaGTTGGAACCCTGAGGAGCTGGTTTCCTCTGTGGGCCTGTGGATACGGCAGGCTTCAGGGCCTCTGAAATAAGCTACATGGTGTTAGAAATATTCCCAGGAAATTAGGGCATGCCAGTGAAATGTACTAAACATTACAGGAGTTGAGGCTTCAGAGGTGGCAAAGTGAAGGAAAGTGAATGAATGGAAATGTGTGAGCCACAATcttggaaaaaggagaaacatCTCTTGAGTACATTCCAGAAACCTTTGCAAAGACAAGTACATAAAAATGTGATAAACGGACAACAGGGGTTACGGGGTCACAGGCTACCTGGGAGGGTTAAcgtagggggtgggggaagacCCAGTAGCAGCCCCCCAGGTGTGACACCCCAGAACATCTCCAGATATtatcaaatgtcccctggggggcaaaatcacaGCAGGTTAAGAACTAGTTAGATTATGCaggtaagtgttcaataaatggcattttcataattcatttaaaaaataagcaagggCCAATAAAACAATCCTCCCTAGCACTTCCAAACACAACACACTTTTCTGTAAAGCCTTTGTTCATTCTAATTTCACAATAATGTCATTTTAGAAATCTGCTCCAGGAGTGTCAGGCCCCCAGAAATCTCTTGAAGACCCAACACTTTGCTGTGAATGCTGTTGTATTCTATCTATGCACCTGCAGGATTCAGTAGCTCTTGGGGACcttagaaatggagtctcactttGCAAACTTGTAACCAGGATAGCTCAATTTGTTCATAGAGTTCTAAAATAAATCCTCCAAATGTGCTGGTGGATTTGCAGAAATCAAAGGACAAGAGTTcccattagaaaacaaaatggaagaggAATTGACACATTTCTTATGTaatcctttctcccttctcctgcttctccctcaTACACATACACTTTCACAAACAGTTATTGAGCGGCTAATAGCTTCCTCCATACTAAGTCTCCCTGAGCGctgatctttctatttttaaaatggaccCAATTAAGACAGATGTCACAGCATCACTGATCTTCATAACACTGTACCACCAAGACTTTAAGCTAAATGAACGTAAAGGATGGTCTAATCTATTGGTTTTCTAATTGTCAGGCATCAGGGAGGctgttcttttgaaataaaaatgtacctGCAAGCCCAGTGTATAAAACATAGAAAGTTGATGCCTGTCTCTGATACGATGTGATGAGGGCACTTCACCCCTGGAGTGTTATCCCAGACTGTGACCCCAGTTCGACAATGAGAAACATATCAGACAAAgccaaactgagggacattctacataATACCTGACCACTACACTCAAAGGGACATTCTATGTAATACTTGACCACTACACCTCAAAGGGACATTCTATATAATACTTGACCGCTACACCTCAAAGGGACATTCTATATAATACTTGACCACTACATCTCAAAGCTGTCAGGGTCATGAGaataagaaaagtctgagaaactgccaCAACCAGAGGACTAAGGACACACGACAACCAAATACAGCCTGATATCTTGGATGAGATCCAGATCAGAAGGGAGGACATTAGTAGAAAAACTagtaaaaggcaaataaaacatAGAATTTAGTTAAGAGTGATACACTAACATTGGTTTTTTTCAGTTGTGACAAAAATGCCACAGTGAATTGTGTTAACCataggggaaactgggtatgGAGTATACGAaaactctgtactatctttgcaacttttctgtaaatctgtaactattctaaaatttaatttaaaggttttaatttcataaacatttaaagGTAAGATGTTTATGCTGATAAAATACTGCCATTATCCAAGGTCAAGTTTGCAATATTTACTCCTTCTAAAGTCAATCAGTACAACAATGAGGTTGTTGTGGTGAACTTACAGGAAATAAGATGTGCTTATATTAGCTccagaattcatttttttaaaatatttttaaatatgttttggtGTACACTAGCAAGAAAATCTTGATTCAACAGAAATGCAGTTATAAATAGTAACAGTTTTTAAACAGCTTGCCTAGTGATCTCAGGGTACCGCTTCATTCATGTGTTATAGAGGAAGGTTTATTCCATGGTATGTAAAAAAAATGAGTATCTTTAGGGCAAAAGTACTACAATGGTGGCCTCCAAGGGGCTAAAGTTTGGTATATAGCACAGTggaatgtgtattattttttcaactgAACTCTCAAGATCCGTGTATActggagaaaagtaaatgtgaACTGAATGTTAATGCAATAATTCTGAAGCACCCTCAGGGATCCATGGCACCCAGTCTGAAACCCACTGATGGAGTTCAGCCCTTTTATTTTTGGATGGGGACAGAAGGGCCCAGGTAGGCAAAGGGACATGTAGCCCACAGCAGCTTAGCTCATGAGGAGCACGGCCACACAAGAACTCAGTCTCTTGACTTTATGTGCGGTACTTTCGGGGTCATGTTTAGACAAACGTGGAATCCTGAGCACAGCAGATCCACTGAGATCCCATGAGAGTCTAAGAAAACCCTTACGTCAAACAGACATGGCACCAGGCGGCAGATGACCTCCACTTGATGAGGACGCAGCCCCACTTCCTCCTGGGCTTCCCGGAGAGCCGTGGCTATGTCATCCACGTCCATAGGTTCACACTTTCCTCCAGGGAAGCAGACTTCTCCAGGTGACCTTTTTAGCTGGATATTGAATGAACAGAGCTACAATGTGTGATTCCAAACTTAGAActattcatgcattcaacaaatatttactgaacttcTCTTTTGTCATTAGGCAATAGGTATGTTTTGGCTTcatcataatcttatgggaccactgtcatacatggtccatcattgaccaaaatgctGTTATGccacacatgactgtattttaaaagcttttcaaaaagaCTGCATAGTATACCAATTTAATTCAAGTTTCCTTGTACAACTATTCCAATTAATAGGAATAGGAAAATAGGCCATTTTGGATTAGCGAGAACTCTACTCCTAAGAAAATGTTGTGCTTGGTCTgggaaatgatattttgaatatgACCTCAAacgcataggcaacaaaagcaaaaataaacaaatgggattataccaaactattataaaaagcttctacacagctaaagaaacaatgaacagtgaaaagacaaccagacaacctacagaatgggagaaattatttgcaaaccatgtatctgataaggggttaatatccaaaatagataaggaactcaactcaatagcaaaaaaaccaaataacccaattaaagtATGGGCAAAAGGACCTAAATACACATTTCTcacaagaagacatacaaatggccaacaaatatatgaaaaaaatgcttaataccactaatcatcagagaaatgcaaatcaaaatcacaatgagatatcaccttacacctgtgagaatggccattatcaaaaagacaaaagataagtgttgtctgtcaagaatgtggagaaaagagaactcttgcacactgttggtgggaatgtaaattagtacagccattatggaaaacagcatggaggtccctcaaaaaattaaaaatagaactaccatatgatccagaaatcccactactgggataTATATAAAGGtaatgaaatcagtatatcaaaagagatattttcactcctatgtttattgcaacattattcacaatagccaggatatggaatcaacctaagtgtctatcaacaaatgaataaagaaaatgtggtgtatacacacaagggaatactattcagccatgaaaaaggtaaccttgtcatttgtgacaacatggacgAACCTGGAGGaagttatgttaagtgaaataagccaggcacagaaagacaaataccacaggatctcactcatatgtggaatgtAAAAacttgatctcatagaagtagagagtagaatggtggttaccaggggctgaggtggTTGAGGGGTGGCTGGGGAAATGTTGGttgaaagatacaaaatttcagttagacaggagaaataacttcaagagatctattgtataacaTGGCCACTATAGAT
The Lemur catta isolate mLemCat1 chromosome 20, mLemCat1.pri, whole genome shotgun sequence DNA segment above includes these coding regions:
- the NUDT7 gene encoding peroxisomal coenzyme A diphosphatase NUDT7; translated protein: MSRPGPPQEPVRNSLIDAAKVRLRKHDVGSKYSHLSYNKYSILLPLLAKGGKLHLLLTLRSEKLKRSPGEVCFPGGKCEPMDVDDIATALREAQEEVGLRPHQVEVICRLVPCLFDKYTLVTPVVGFIDHNFEAQPNPDEVKHVFLVPLDYFLHPRVYRQKCLTFSGHSFITHFFEYMNPEDGVIYQIKGMTAKFAVLVALIILEKKPTFEVEYNLNDLTSSSEELFLKFLRYNTSKL